The Amycolatopsis sp. DG1A-15b genome contains the following window.
CAGCGTGCGGTCCTCGGCGGGCAGCTTCACGCGATCATCCCCAGGCGTTCGCGGCGGACGGGGTGGGCGAACGCCTCCCCGGCCGCCCAGCGGGTGACCTCCGCGACGGCCAGTTCGGCCAGCCGCCGCAGCTCGTTGCCCTGCGAGCCGGCCAGGTGCGGGGTGATCAGCACGTTCCCGTCGTCCCACAGCGGATGGTCCGGCGGCAGCACCTCCGGGTCGGTGACGTCGAGGATCGCCCGGATCCGCCCGGCCCCGGTCGCCTCGGCCAGTGCGTCCTGGTCGAGCACCGCCCCGCGCGCGGTGTTGATCAGCACGGCGTCCGGCCGCATCGCCGTGATCAGCTCGCGTCCGACCAGCCCGCGGGTTTCGGGCAGCAACGGCGTGTGCACGCTGACGACGTCGCTGCGGGCGAACAGCTCCGCCAGGCTCACCGCCTCCGCCTCGAGGCCGGCGATCTCCTCGCCGGACACGTGGGGATCGTGCACCAGCAGCCGCAGGTCGTGCGGGCGCAGCAGCCCGAGTACCCGCCGTCCGATCATCGACGCCGACAGGATGCCGACGGTCCGGCCGTAGTTGCCCAAGTGCGGCGGCACGCCGAGCGGATCGTCGGCGCGGCGGCCCGCCCGGAGGCCGCGGGCCCGTTCCAGGACGCGTTTGCCGGAAAGCAGGATCATCGCCACGGTGTACTCGGCCACCGGCACCGCGTTCGCCGCCGCGGCGGACGTCACCGCGATCCCCCGCTCCCAGCACGCTTCGGTGACGTGCCCGCGGACCGAACCCGCGGTGTGCACGACCGCCCGCAGCCGCGGCGCGCCGGCGAGCACCGCCGCGTCCAGCGGTGGGCAGCCCCAGCCGGTGACCAGCAGTTCGACCTCGGGCAGGACGGCGTGGGCCGCCGGGCTCGCGAAGTCGTCGAGCACCCCGTCGGCGAGGTCGCAGACGCGGCGCAACGCCGACATCGCGGCGTCGTCGAGCACCGCCGCCGCGGCACGGGGAGCCATCGCGAGCGCGGCGCGGGGACGGCTCACTTGACCGCCCCCGCCGTCAGCCCCGACCGCCAGAACCGCTGCAGCAGCGCGAACGCCAGCACCAGCGGCAGGACCGCCAGCAGCGAACCCATGATCACCACCGGGTAGTACTCGGGCGACGTCGTGGCCGCGCTGTTCCAGCTGTAG
Protein-coding sequences here:
- a CDS encoding hydroxyacid dehydrogenase — translated: MSRPRAALAMAPRAAAAVLDDAAMSALRRVCDLADGVLDDFASPAAHAVLPEVELLVTGWGCPPLDAAVLAGAPRLRAVVHTAGSVRGHVTEACWERGIAVTSAAAANAVPVAEYTVAMILLSGKRVLERARGLRAGRRADDPLGVPPHLGNYGRTVGILSASMIGRRVLGLLRPHDLRLLVHDPHVSGEEIAGLEAEAVSLAELFARSDVVSVHTPLLPETRGLVGRELITAMRPDAVLINTARGAVLDQDALAEATGAGRIRAILDVTDPEVLPPDHPLWDDGNVLITPHLAGSQGNELRRLAELAVAEVTRWAAGEAFAHPVRRERLGMIA